The stretch of DNA AGTGCCACGACCGGCGCGGTGCGTGATCTGCGGCGCAAGGCCAAGGTCTGACGCCATTACGAAGCTGCTAGAGACTTGCCCTTGGCGCTGGGGCCGCTAAAGGCCCGCGCATCCTTCCTCCCCAAGGGCAAGTCACATGGCAGAAACCACCCCCACCCAGCGGCTCCACCTCGTGATGGGCGGCCGCGTCAAGGATCCGCGCGGGATCGAGTTCCAGGACCCGGAAAGCATTCACGTCGTCGGCGTCTACAGCTCCTACGACGCAGCTGTCGACGCATGGCGCGCGCAGGCGCAGCGCACGGTCGACGATGCCGAGATGAAGTATGTGGTGGTCCACATCCACAAGCTGCTGACGCCGGAAGACTGACATGGGGGCGGGCGACATGGACGTGACCATCCGCCCGTTCCGCGAAAACGATGCCGAGGCGTTGGCTGCGCTGACCGAAGCGTCGATCCGCGACATTGGCTCACGCGCCTACACCCCTGAACAGATCGCGGCCTGGGTCGCGCCTCACCCTGTGCCCGAACGGTTCAGATCGCGGGCACGGGCGGGATCGGAATACTTCCTTGCCGTTGACGCGGCTGACCGCCCGCTCGCCTTTGCCCTGCTCGAACCGGACGGGCATCTGGACATGCTCTAT from Porphyrobacter sp. YT40 encodes:
- a CDS encoding DUF4170 domain-containing protein, translated to MAETTPTQRLHLVMGGRVKDPRGIEFQDPESIHVVGVYSSYDAAVDAWRAQAQRTVDDAEMKYVVVHIHKLLTPED
- a CDS encoding GNAT family N-acetyltransferase encodes the protein MDVTIRPFRENDAEALAALTEASIRDIGSRAYTPEQIAAWVAPHPVPERFRSRARAGSEYFLAVDAADRPLAFALLEPDGHLDMLYCHPDHAGRGLALQVLAAAERHARAARLTRLYTEASELARPVFAKAGYVLLRRRDFTIGPKDAPVPIHNYAMEKRLD